The Aspergillus luchuensis IFO 4308 DNA, chromosome 6, nearly complete sequence genome segment CTGCGGCGGGCCATGATGGCCTCCCACTCAGAGCGGTACTCCTCGACGCGCTGCTGGTAGTCCAACTCGGGGTCGTAGTACTTGCCAACACCACGGAAGCGCTCCCACAGGGACAGGTGCTTAGGGTGGATGGCAACACCGTGGTACTCATTCTCGCGACCCTCGCGAATAAATCTCCAGCGGcgctcctgctccttgaGATCCAGACCGGTGGTGTccgggaggaagaagtaagTCAGGAACATGCCGAAGATACCCCACCAGGGCACAAAGTAGAACTTGGTCTGGGTGTCGATGTagttgaagaggatggcAGCCAACAAGGCTCCCAGTTTACCGCAGGCAGCGGAGATACCGTGGGCGGTGGCACGGATGGGAGTGGGAAAAACTTCACCAGCCACCAGGAAGGTAATGCAGTTGGGGCCGAATTGGTTGAAGAAACTCCCCAAGAAGTACATGGCTTGGAAGGAGTGGATATGGGCGGCTTGGgtgtagtagtggtagtggaaAGCCGGCACCACGTACACAATGAAGCAGAGCAGGAAGCCCATGATCTGCATCCATTTGCGGCCATAGAGCTTGTTGTCCACGAGCATAATGGCAGCATAGTAGCCCATCAGGGTGACAACGCAGTTGATAAAGCTCCACTGCCAGGTAACGAAGATGGACTTGGTGTTGGGGCTGATAACCTTGATGAAATCACTGGAGAAGAGCTTGGCACCGTAGAAGAAGACGTCGTTGGCGAACCATCCACCGGCAGTGGCCAAAACACGGGGGGTGAAGTACTTGAAAGTGAGGCGGAGTGATTCAGTGTCGTAGCCAGTAACcgaattcttcttcttggtggCCGCAAGCTGCTTACTAGCAGCCTTCATGTGGTAGGCACGGTAGTAGATGAGCCAGAAGGTACCAACCATTGGGATGACGAAGGAGATACGGTAGGTCCATTGGGTGTTAGTCTGGCTGATAGGCTCCTCTCCGCTACCAGCGTTGAAGATAAGAAGCAAGATCATGAGGATAGCCTGGTTCAAGACCTGACCCCAACCCTGCATGGAGAACACACCAACGACCTTGGAACCACGGTGAAGACGATCCTCGCGAGTAGAGAGCTTGCCGGAACCAACCGCGTTCTCCATACCACTGGTAGCAGTCATCGGGTACTCGCCACCTAAGAAGAGTCAGCTAATCGGTATTCGGGAGGAGGCTTTGGTGTCGCCAATGTAAAGCGGAAAGGTACAACTTACCAACACCGATGCCGTAGATGAACAGGGACCAAGCATAGCAGATCACCCAGCCGTTTTGTGTGACACCCCAGGCGCAAGTCAACATGACCAGGCCCAAGAACATGATCCAGGCATCCTGCAGCAAACCCCAACGACGACCCACCCAGTCACCAATGACACCAACGAGGACCTGACCGATGATTATACCGACGATTTCGAGGTAGGTAATAGCGTTGATCCACTGCTTATTACAAATTTCGTAACTATTCCAGCAAGTCGAGAAAGAATGCTGAAAGAGGGTGGAGATGTTTCCGATGGACAGGAGAACGTAACTGTGGCACGTGCGTTAGAAAGAACTAATGCCGATCAATTGATTTGGGGTAACTATACCCTTCCAAACCAATACCAGCACctgggatgatggtgttgcgGAAGTAGCCCATTATTGGGGAGAGAGGATCCCTCTTGATCTCAGCCCAGAGAGCCGACCATTGACGGCTACGCTCCTTGTTGTCGACCGAGGTGACGAACTTGACACGCTGCCCAATGGGAAGGTCGGCCCAGTAGACACCCTGCGCAGTGTAGCTGTCATCGGGACGGAGGAGGCGATCAAAGCCCTCCTTCTCATTGGGATGCATCTCGGCAAAATCCTGCTTGCCGTTCATGTCGGGCCCGTGAGGAGCACGAGGGCCAAAGTCCGCCATATCTGCAGAGGATTCctcagagagagagagaggatgaaggggaCTTGCAAGAAAGATAAGGATGGTCTGAACTTGAGATGGAGATAGCAAGCAGGGTCAGCAAAGACGAGCGGCGATCCCTCGCCTTTTTAAGTGGTATCAAGAAGGGGATGGAGAATAGCATGCAGGCGTGTGTCTCGAGGTGTCAGCCTGTCAGCTAACAGGCGCAGCAACCGATCTATGCATCTCGAAGGAATAGCACCAGCACGTTCTGCAGAGAGCGGCTGTGGTTGGCCAGGGGGGCCATGATATCGCCGCACGTGGTTGGCGAGAGGGTGTCGCGCGACAGACAGCCTTAAGCGAGTCGAACAGGCCACTGCAGCTGGACGCTAGCATGGCTACCATGTCTAGCTGAAGGCAAAAAAGAGGGTGTACGGAGGACTGGATACAATGGTACCTAGTCCCCCGAGCGGGCCGATGGGTCAATTCGGGGGGTAAGTGGGTGTGCATGGGTGGGGGCAGCCAGGCCCCGTCCGACCAGACTAGTACTAGTGCcatgctggtgatgatgaatggcCTTAGCTATACGATGGCCTATGAAAGGGGCGAGTTAAGGGCGCAAACCGAAACTGTAGGTCGTCGGGTGGGCTTGAGCCATGATGTCTTTTTAAGCTGGACCCAAAGGTGGATTAACGTCATGCAGAGGCTAAGCTGAAATGTGTCCTGCCTGTGTATCTGACTCGAGAGGAAAGTGAGTATTCTTTTCCAGAAGGCGGAAGCTTGGTCAGTGTAACCTCAAGACGGACAGAGCCGTCTGCATGGTCCGGGATGCAAAGGGGATTGGACAATAGCACCCCCTCGAGTCAACCGGGATGATGCAGATGGTGTGTATCGCAACCGGGGAATGAGAGGGCGCGATGGGGGCACGTGCTGCAACGCCGGCCGGAGAGAGGCCAAGCTTTCTTGGCACCACGTGCCCCAGGCTGCCTTGGCTGTTGGACTCTTACGGGTCAACCATGAGAATTATCTCGTATTCTGTTGCTTGTCTGGCCTTGTCTATCTCGTCCCGGCTtgtcatttcttttttcaatTTGACTTTCTATGCTTCTTTCCTTGGTCCGATCATATTAGGAAGGCCAGGAACAACGTATCGGAAATTGATCTCATGGTGGTCGGACTTCCGTGAACCCTTTGGTCCACTCCCAGCCCAGACTTAATCCCTCGTGCGCATCCTGCTGCATCTCTTACGCCCGTCCACTTTAGACTGCATTCATTGTCCAGCGACGGAGGTGCCGTCATTGGCCGAGACAGAACAGTGTGTGTGAGATGTGTGTCAGAATGCCGATGCGGGCTCCTGTTGGACCCCTCTGCACTAGCCAATTATCAGGAAGATAATTTCTGTCCAGTGCAAGTTGCTGCCAAGCTGGATGGCTTGATTCCGGCTTGGCTTGAACCAGAGTTCACCTGGACCTGCTATCATGCCTTTCCTCGTAGTCAGAGGCCAAGTCAGAATTTGCTATCGTTCACGTGCTCCAATCCACCACAATTTCGTGGCTACACCCGGGACAATAAGGATATTCGACTGATTCAAACCGAGCAGAATGGGTAATGCCAGTTACAGTGTTCAGTAAGTGTCTATACCGCCTAGCTCTGTTTTCATATTATCTGTGGAAAGGTATCCTGTCCTGAAACTCATAGATCGTCCAGGTTCACTTCCTTGATGTCACATTGGCTTAGCTCGGTATGACATTCGAAACACTTGCGCAATGCAGATCTTCCTGGTTGGCTACAGCGGGCACAAGCCCTCGATTATTTTTACCGCATCGAGTTTCCGCTCAGCAGAGCAACTGGTCTCTCTAACGGCTtgcccagcagcatcaagaCATCCCACCAATAAATCCCCGGCCACCACTTTAACGAACCATTTCACCTCTCCCACCAAATACCCTGCATCTGATCCACAGGTGGAGATCCTCAATCCAGCCGCCTCTCGTGCGTTCTTAAGAGTCACATTGACCCCCCCACCCGGCTAACTGAACCTCACCTAGGGTCCTGTAACGCCCCTGGCTTAAGGCAGTAGGTTGCTAGGATCCGACGATCAGCACTTCACTCGGCTGGTTACTTTGGTTGCATCTACTAGCATCTCATCATTTCCCAGTCGGCCCGCCCCAATTCTTACCCAGCTGACCCCCCCAGCCAACAGCACGTACGATAGGCCATCAACTATCCCCACTCGTGGGCCTTGCCAACATCCGCCACACGCGTAAGCAAGCCTATGCACTAATTTCAGGCTACTCGTGTAGCAGCTGTTCTTGAAAGTCCGTATGCCTGTAAATGATCTTTGTTCCGCCGTTGTTCCAGATCAACGCACCCGGATTCCCCTTACAGAGTAATATGATGGGACCAGAACTTTactctcttcatctcatccatgtTTTCTGAGCGGGGCAAGGTGTTGTCTGTGCTTATTActacttctttctttttgcaAGAAGGGCATCTAATGCAGTTCTCGATGCTATCGACGCTTGCGCAATGAATCCGCCCCTTCCAGCAGTTCAGGCGGACGATCAGTTCGGAGCCAAAGAAAAGTTTGATATCTATAACAGACATTCTATACCTGCATGAATCACCACATATTTTGCATTGGAATGCAACAGAAGGCTCATAGCATCCTCTCCGCCACAGTGTATACTAGAAGACTTTCGAACGAACCCGGCCGATATCGAAGAAGGATTATAACCACCATCCAGCAAACGCAGCGTCCCCAACCCTATACCGTACAGTTATAGTTGTGGGGTTCAAAAGGCGAATACTGATTTATTATCATCAATGCCAAAAAATGCTGGGAATGGAATGAATCGAACGTGGCGATTCCTCCCTTATACCCCTCACTGTCGATGACGACAAAGACTCGAAAGAGTTTTTCTCATGGCCAAACCCGACATCTGCGTATAACCACGTATCCCGATCGCACATTCCTCATCTCGTCATAATTCTCATACAGTCCAGTAGATAATTGGTGTCAATTCATGTCTAATTCGCAGTTAATGTCCGCGGAATTTACACTCCATGGTAAGTCTTAACGTCATGCGCCGAGACCGAGACCGCCTTCCCGTCGATGCAACACCTTTCATTGTTTTCGGGGCAACTATCACCTTGTGTTACATACCCTACCGCGGATCCCCTTGCGCGGCCCCATCTGTCATTCGGAATGCGGAAGGTGTCCATGCTTGAACTTCGGATCGTGCGGATGTCTCCGCAACTGTCTCTCGTCCATTTTCAAATCACACCCAATGATCCTTTGCGATGGCCATTGCTCCGCTTAATGCATATGTCAATATATACTCAAGTACAGCATTGCAGATCGGTGCTTTCTGTAACATATTCGCTTTGGTGCTCTTGCCCACGCAATGCCATTGCAAACTGCAGAAACGTCCGATAGACTGCACTGGCACGTAGACGATCCGGGCAACAACAAGCTTTCTGGAGGAAAAGTTTCAAAGTGGAACAATCCACCATCGAGCCAAGTGCCAACTCAAAAACCCTATATGACAGCTCATCGAAGACGGGATTTCCGTGTCCGGATAATGTATCCGCAGCTCTTTACTACATTATGCAACCTTATGATGGCAGCCGCTTCTTGCAGGAAGTCCTTGACGTAAACACTAAAGTTTCAACCTCATACCTGTAGACTTAACAGCCAGAATGTGCGGGTTATTTACTGCTCATCTCTCCCTGCCGGAGGGACTTTTTCTTATCACTTGGTCAAGACAGTCAGCTGGCCATTGATGCTGTCGGGAGCCCGACGGTGACTCGAGTCAAGATGCTTTTGGAATCTTGCTGGACAGCTCTTGTCCATTTCTTCAGCTTCCAATCTTTGTTCGCATCCCAGCAgtctccacttccacccaAAGGAGGACTGGAATATCCACTTCCGCCTGGCGGGGAAGTGAATTATCCATCCCCAACTACTTCAACGGCCCAGCAGCCGACGCCCACAAAGATACTAAAATTCAAACCTATTGACGCATCGATTGAATGTGAGTATGAAGGGCTGAGTGATACACACGTTGCTCTACCTAGAGGTGATCAGAGGACTTGGCTCAAACCTAAACCCAATGTCAATGGTACAACCTACGATATTCACACGAACTATGAGACGACATGGCCCAAGGGCAGAGTTCGGGATGTAGGCGATGCTCTGTCTCCCGTTTTCAGGAAGCATTTGAGTGACACAATCTACAGTACAGCTTTACAGTTACCGAGTCGGGTGAGCTGGAACCTGATGGTGTCAAAAAGGAGGCGGGAAAATACTTCGATGGGAAATATCCTGGTCGTCGGATTGGTTGGTATCCTCTTTGAAGAGACTTTAAGCTGCCGGGGCTGATAAGTATTCATAGAGGCGTGTTGGGGCGATACTGTCCGTAAGCGTTGCCATGTCGTTGTACAGGCATAATACCATGCTGACGATGATTAGGCGTCCACGTCAAGAACAGCCTGCCGTATAATGGGACTGCAATCCATATGCATGGGATCCGCATGTTCGAAACTGGGTTTTCCGATGGCGTTCCGGGCGTCACCCAGTGTCCTATTGCTAAAAATGACACCTACACTTATGAGTTTACCGCAACCCAGTATGGCACAACGTGGTACCATAGCCACTATAGTCTCCAATACACGGATGGCCTGCTTGGCCCGTTAACTATTTACGGGCCTGCGTCGGTTGTCGATTACGATGATGCCCTTGAACCGTTGATGCTGGCGGACCGCATCCACCAGGGTGCCTTCGGGAGGTGGACTTGGGTGACGGTGGAGAATCACAACCCACCAATTCCCATGGATACCATTCTTATCAATGATCACGGTGGGTAGATGAAGCCTTGTGATCTTATTGGGGTGATAATAATGCACCACAGGCAGTGCGGCTGGCAAATTTCAGAACCTAAGATACAGGACAAAGAAAGTCACTAAGGTGAACTAAACTCTTCACTTGGATAAATGAACACGCATTCATCCTAATGGGTTTTACAGGGCAAGAAATACCTCCTTCGGCTGATCAATGCGTCCACCGATACGGCCTTCATTTTCAGTATCGATCAGCATAAGATGACAGTCATCGGAACAGATTTGGTGCCAATCACTCCTTATCTAAAGGACACACTATATATTGGTATTGGTAAGTTCTGCAGAGCGATATTAGCACATTTCCATTTCTCACAGCCGGTCTAGGCCAGCGGTACCATGTAATTGTGGAAGCCGATGCCATAGATGAGTGCCGGAATTACTGGATTCGGACTCAGCCTGCCACTGGTTGTCACAATTTCAACTTCGAACCAAATGAGAGGCAGGGTATCTTCGTTTACAATGAGGATAATCACGATGATCCCATATCCACTCCATATGTACCCCCATACAACGGAGACTGTCGGGACGAGGAGCACAAGGTGTTGAGGCCCGTTGTCGAATGGCAAGTGCCGCCGCCAACCCCAGACCAACTAAGAAAGGTTCAGTCACCCTGGATGGTATTAAAGCAAGACAACTTCACAATGCCACCCGAAGAAGGGCATGACGGTACAAACGACCCCAAATGGAGCGCATGGCAGATTCACGATGATCCTGCCTGGGTAAACTACAAAGACCTGACAATCAATCACCTCAACGGATCACACACGTGGCCAGCCAACGCTGCGTTATttgaaataagaagaaatgaaagcAACTGGGCATACATGGTGATAGACGGCGCGCATCAACCGAAAGAATCAGGAACCCCCTTGGGAGAAAAGACGGTTCCTGCCGCACACCCTGTAAGTGCTTCAATTATACTCATCCTTCTTTCCGCTGAAGCTGCTATATAATTTCTCTCATGGGTTTGTCGCTAATATAACGCCATATTAGATGCATCTGCATGGTCATGACTTTGCTCTGCTGAAGCAATCATACACCAAACTCGACGACAAATTATTCGATGGAAATCATACCGCGGATTTGCAGAAGTTTATAGAGACTGAACTAGAGTATAACAATCCGGCACGTCGCGACGTTGTCTTGTTACCCAAAGGTGGGTATATAGTGATTGCGTTCAAGGTTGATAACCCGGGCGCTTGGCTGCTCCATTGCCACATTGCCTAACATGCTTCCGGTGGACTGGCTTTGCAGATTCTCGAGGATAGAGAGAAGTTCCAGGAGATAATGAAACGCAAGAATGCGGATAATCAGACTGCAGAGGATCGGAAAAACAACGGGTGCAAGAATTGGGCGACGTGGTATGATAACAAGGCGAACCGCTGGGAAAACGGAACAGGACGATTCCAAGATGACTCTGGTGTTTAAGTTGCCGCCTATCTTCCATGGTAAGCATGCAGGAGGGGAATGGCGGCATGATCTGTCTATGGTGCGCTCGTTTGAATATATAGCAGGATGGTAAAATTTCTTGTTCCTCGCTATAACGACAAATATTGGTTATCTGTCGAAAGGGTGGGTATTATGGAAGGAGAATAGTTAGTCAGAGTCTGAGCAAGAGACTGCCGGTGTTACTGGGTAGTGTCCATGTGCACTGCACGATCTGAGATACCTACCAGTATACGATTGGATCCAGTCGTTAACGCTACAACTTTAATATCATGATCCACTCGTTTCACCACTGAAACCTTCTTCCCTTATCCCAAATGTATGATGACAATACCCTATCATTGAACTAAGGGCGACCTTTCTTAAACGGAATATGATGGACTAAAAGGTTTACCAATAAGGCGTGACTAAATGCCTATGTCATTCCCTATGTATTACATGTGTAGAGCCTTATGTTTCAGCAAGATTATACCACACACTGCTCGAGCAGTCCTATCGACGTGAGTTGAACACCTTTTCCAGTCTCCATAGGCAAAAGAATTACTCGACTTGACTCCTTGTTCCCACAATCAATATGAATCGCTAACCGACATTTTTTGTAAATTATATGGAAACCATACACAAACTATTTACTTACCTCCTAAACATCCCCCATATCACCCGCCCCAACCATGGCATCCCTAACAATCTCCCTCTCCGCTCGAGCCCCCGAATCACCAAACAAcccatcaatctcctccaacgTCTTCCCACTCGTCTCCGGCACCAACAGCACCGCCCACACCCCAGCCAACGTACACATCACCGCAAAGAATACATACGTTCTGTACCCGATATCCGACAACATGGAAGGTGTCACCACCCCAATAATAAAGTCTGACAGCCAGATAGTACACGTCGCCAACGCGACACCTTTTGATCGGGACGCATTAGGAAACACCTCTGCCGGCAACGCCCATCCCAACGGGGAATACGACACGCCGTAGATGAGAATGAACACGAAGGCCATAGCGACACACCCCCAGCCTGCTGCCACATGGCTTGCCCAATCATCCGAGTACAGCCCGGATAAAACAGCAATAATCATGTACGCTATGGCCATGCCAAACGCGCCATAGATAGCTAGTGCGCGTCGCCCGACCCCCTCGATAATGAACGCACAAAACACTGCTGCCACGGCTTGAATAATGTTGAACACGCCGGATAAAATGGTAGACATGCTGTCTGACTGTCCCAGGGATTGGAATAGTGTTGGCGCGTAGTAAATGAACGCGTTGATCCCCGAGAACTGCTGGAAGAAGCCCACGCCGCAGGCCACGGCGACGCGTTTCCAGGTACCTCGGGAGAAAAGGTGCATCCAGGAGAAGAGCTCGAGTTTGAGACCTGTGGCGCCGGGGTGGCGGCGGTCCTGGACTATACGTTGGTAGGTGACTTCGGAGACGATGGTGCGGAATTCGGCTTGGATGCGGGGGTCTGTACGTGGGAGGCCGCGGAGTTTGGAGAGGCTGGAGAGACAGTCGTCTTGGCGGTCAACGAGGGCGAGCCAGCGCGGGGAGTAGGGGTAGAAGTGGATTCCGATGCCAAGGAGGGTGGCGGTCACCATTTGAAGACCGAAGGGGAGGCGGAAGGAGGCTTCGCTGGGGATGTAGCGCGTTGCGTAGGTGATCCAGTAGGCGATGACGACGCCGAGGGTGATGGAGATAGAttcgaggacgaggaggattcCACGGAGTTCGGGGGGTGATGTTTCGGAGATGTATAGGGGTGCACCCTCCAGAGTGGGGTAGGGTCAGTATGTTGATAGATAGGGATAATGGCTGGGggcaggggaggggggatacGTACCATGGCTAGAGTTCCCACTCCTATACCCCCGATGAAGCGGCCAGCAACTAGCATGTCGTAGTTCACGGCTGCAGTCTGCAAGATAGCGCCGAGGTCGAAGATTACCACGACGACTGTGATGGCCCATTTTCTAGAGATGCGATCTGCAAGATAGGACATGAAGAGACAGCCAACAAAAGcacccagcaacaacatTCCTGTCATGAGACCCTTTCCGAAAGCAGTTTCAGACCGAGGATACACGGCATGGAACTGATCCATCACGTTGATGATAGAGATCACACCCATATCATAACCCATGGAGAAGCCGCCCAGCGAGGCCAGGGTTGCCGACCCGAAGACATACCACGAGCGGAAGAGGCCGCGGATGCCGCCCACGCCATAGGCCAGATCAGAGGTCGACTCGATCGCGCCAACATTCTCATCATGCTCGGCAGTTGCGAGGTCTTTCTTCAATTGGATTGATGATCGGTCGGGTGTGTCATTGTCTGCCATGATTGCAGGAGGCTAAGATGCAATGTATGTGCTACTAGTGAATGGGGGGTGTGGATCAGCTGAGAGGCAACCCACCATCCCATACCCAGAAGGGCGTAGGCATATATATACCGGAGTCAATTGCCGATCTATATAGGGTTGCGGCTAGTAAAATATGCATTCGCCGATAAGGTTGAAGCTGGACTCCGGGGGGGAATATGGGGTAACTTTCCCGGTCTGGAATGACTATAATGTACCCCGGATTTCCCCGCATCCAGTGCCCGGGACGAACCGCCCACGTCGGATGATTGGTGGATGGAAGGTTGCATGACATCCTTGGGACTCTAATTGGGGCTGTCCAACGAAAGCGGGCAAgaattcttcttctgtcgAAGCGGGTAATGTTGCCCCTTTCCTTGGGTCGTAGTGAACTGATGAGGTCATCGCACAGGTCTTGTGCTCGTATAGGTGGATATTGCGGCCATTTTATCCTCATCTGACCTGTTCACTCGACTCTCTGCCGTCTGAGCGGTGTTTGAGCGGGAATCTCTACTGGTTTCAGCTACTGGCTATTCTCTAGGCATTGGATTCTTGGTCCGTGATATACATTTAAGCATATAACAGCCTCTTTCGAAGAAAAATACGGCAACTGGAAGGAGAGGTGCACACACGGCAGTCAGTAGAGTTCGATCAGGGTCATGTGATCGCGTTGTGCCTTGGCCCTCAGTCTTTGCCCTCGTTGCTCCCATAGCAATGATTCGCCTCAAACACATGACTGATTATGCCGCCATATTGTAATCTGGTGATTTATTTGCAGTTTCACTTGGTTGTCTGCTGTAACGCGGGCTGGAAAttagagggaaaaaagaacagaATGATTATGGGTCGCTGAACAAATGGGAGACAAAAGCAACGACAACACGGGCTATGAAAAAGCAAATGCCGTTCGTGACACGGGAAGAGTAATGTCAGGACATGAAATGGGTTTCAACCAAGGTTGACCAGAACTCTACGGCTTTGGTCCCCGCTGGAAGTTTTACCCTACAAACACTCAATCTTTGATAAGATAAACATCAAATTGGTCAAATCTGATATCTTTAATCTGCCCCTATTTTCCATCAGCACGCCTGTCAGACTAACTGCATGCGGTGTAGCCTGCATGTTTCTTTCCTAGCCAAGCACCACGTGACTCGTTTCTCATGAATCAGCCACTCACGTGTCAGGACCGTTTATCGCCTCATTATGAAACAGTCATCGCCGCCATTTCAACTTTCCTTCTCTCATTGAGTCGCTCGGTTATTCTCTATATCGTGCTGCTATCATGTCTGCTATGCATCATTCCATTGATTGACCTGACGAATAATGCTGGCAATATGCgtctttctccctccacccatGTGAGGGATACAGTGATTGGTCCCCTGAGATCGAGGCGGGGTTGCAAAACCTGCAAGTAGGTGCTTTGAGACTATATCCCCGCGACATAAGCTTACAAATGATAACTCCAGGGCTCGGAGAGTCAAGTGTGGTCAGGAAAAGCCAAGTTGTCTTCGTTGCAGCAAGACAGGCCGTAACTGCGAATATGAAGGCCCCAATCTAGGCACGTTTTCCTCCACACCTGCGACCATTTCAGTCCTCGACAAGCCACTGTCTTCGGCACCGGATACAGTCTGGAAGGAGCGTCGCGCATTCGCCTACTACTTCCAACATATTGCCCTGTTCATCGGCGGGGGTCTAGAAGTTGACTTCTGGAGCACCATCGTTCCCCAGATTTGCCGCAGCGAACCCGCTGTGTGggatgccatcatctccctGAGCACCCTGTTTGAGAGCCCAGAGCCATGTCCAGATATAGCCTTTCAACGTCAGAAAGACGTCGTTCTCCTTAATCAGTACCACCGAGACGCCATCAGCTGGTATTCCCGCTCAATGGCCCAAGTCCGTCAGCGACTGGACCGCGGCGACGGGGATGTCCTGGTCGGACTGGTCAGCTGTATACTTTTCATGTGCATTGAAGGTTTTCAGGGCGGTGCAGCACAAGCCACCCTGCTTTACGGTCAAGGCGTACAGCTTATCGTCACATTGCGTGCTCAGATCGCTTCTGGGGTCATATCGTCATCCAAAACTGCATGGTTGGAGGACATCATCGTTCCGATCTTCATTCGTCTTGGGGCAACGGCGCTCAACTTTTCCGCTGTTCCGGTCGGCGCTTTGCTGCCCGACGCTGACCATACCTTGACACAGAGGTTTGCCTCTCTCAAATCTGCTCGCGAAGCCCTCGTTCTCTTGCTTGCAGAGGCTCAGCTCTTCCAGCGTGTCTGCCTGCCATATTTCTTGGAACCTGAAGGATTCAACCCATCTCGCGAGTTGCTCGATCAACGCCTCGCTCTATTCGGTAGACTAAAGGTGTGGTACGCTGCGTTCACGGATTTGATGGAAATCTTGCATATGAAAGGGTCTTTATCACCGCAGCAAATCAGCACTGGCGCCCTCCTTCTCGCTTATCACGAGATGCTATACGTAATGATCGGGACTTTCACATGTCAGCTGGAGACCGCAAACGACGCATACCTTCCGCAATTTCAAAACATAGTGGACCAGTCTCAAGTCGCGCTGGGTGCTTCGGCTCGATCAGACGGATCCCAACCTCCACTTTCGCTTGAACTTGGCATCTCGATTCCCCTGTGGTTCACTAGTCTAAAATGCAGAGAACCCAAACTTCGACAAACAGCATTAAGCCTAGCTGGTCAAGCACCTGCAGTGCAGGCATTCTACAAGGTTATCACTGGGGCAAGGTGGTCGCAAACAATCATAACAATAGAAGAAGTGTGCGCAGTGGTTATGAAGTCATCTGAAGGACTGCCGGAGTCGACGAGTCAATTGCAACACCCATACTGTCAGGACTTTGGCAGCAGCATAATCGGTTCGGATCTCGGAAGTCAACCCAGCACACCAGGACTGGAATTTGTCGCCAGCCCATACTCGGTGGATTCGGATGTGGATACCGGGACAGCAGTCACAGAACTCGTCCCAGAAGAGGCACGCATTAGACCCATAAACCTCTTCCGTGTCCAAGACGGCTTCCCTCCAGGAACAACGGAGGAAGAAATCGCAAGATGGAGCCCGTATCGTGATCAAAGCTTCATGCATTATCTACGGAATGAGCGTGATCCAGTCACTGGTGCTTGGAAGATTGCGCATGGGTTCACTCCAATTGATTACTGATTATAATACCGACTCATCTGT includes the following:
- a CDS encoding sugar porter family MFS transporter (COG:G;~EggNog:ENOG410PVXD;~InterPro:IPR005829,IPR005828,IPR003663,IPR036259, IPR020846;~PFAM:PF00083,PF07690;~TransMembrane:12 (i50-76o96-117i124-144o150-171i183-202o214-235i315-337o349-373i380-403o409-431i452-471o483-501i);~go_component: GO:0016020 - membrane [Evidence IEA];~go_component: GO:0016021 - integral component of membrane [Evidence IEA];~go_function: GO:0022857 - transmembrane transporter activity [Evidence IEA];~go_process: GO:0055085 - transmembrane transport [Evidence IEA]), with the protein product MADNDTPDRSSIQLKKDLATAEHDENVGAIESTSDLAYGVGGIRGLFRSWYVFGSATLASLGGFSMGYDMGVISIINVMDQFHAVYPRSETAFGKGLMTGMLLLGAFVGCLFMSYLADRISRKWAITVVVVIFDLGAILQTAAVNYDMLVAGRFIGGIGVGTLAMGAPLYISETSPPELRGILLVLESISITLGVVIAYWITYATRYIPSEASFRLPFGLQMVTATLLGIGIHFYPYSPRWLALVDRQDDCLSSLSKLRGLPRTDPRIQAEFRTIVSEVTYQRIVQDRRHPGATGLKLELFSWMHLFSRGTWKRVAVACGVGFFQQFSGINAFIYYAPTLFQSLGQSDSMSTILSGVFNIIQAVAAVFCAFIIEGVGRRALAIYGAFGMAIAYMIIAVLSGLYSDDWASHVAAGWGCVAMAFVFILIYGVSYSPLGWALPAEVFPNASRSKGVALATCTIWLSDFIIGVVTPSMLSDIGYRTYVFFAVMCTLAGVWAVLLVPETSGKTLEEIDGLFGDSGARAEREIVRDAMVGAGDMGDV
- a CDS encoding Zn(II)2Cys6 transcription factor domain-containing protein (COG:S;~EggNog:ENOG410PHJN;~InterPro:IPR036864,IPR001138;~PFAM:PF00172;~go_function: GO:0000981 - DNA-binding transcription factor activity, RNA polymerase II-specific [Evidence IEA];~go_function: GO:0008270 - zinc ion binding [Evidence IEA];~go_process: GO:0006355 - regulation of transcription, DNA-templated [Evidence IEA]), with the protein product MRLSPSTHVRDTVIGPLRSRRGCKTCKARRVKCGQEKPSCLRCSKTGRNCEYEGPNLGTFSSTPATISVLDKPLSSAPDTVWKERRAFAYYFQHIALFIGGGLEVDFWSTIVPQICRSEPAVWDAIISLSTLFESPEPCPDIAFQRQKDVVLLNQYHRDAISWYSRSMAQVRQRLDRGDGDVLVGLVSCILFMCIEGFQGGAAQATLLYGQGVQLIVTLRAQIASGVISSSKTAWLEDIIVPIFIRLGATALNFSAVPVGALLPDADHTLTQRFASLKSAREALVLLLAEAQLFQRVCLPYFLEPEGFNPSRELLDQRLALFGRLKVWYAAFTDLMEILHMKGSLSPQQISTGALLLAYHEMLYVMIGTFTCQLETANDAYLPQFQNIVDQSQVALGASARSDGSQPPLSLELGISIPLWFTSLKCREPKLRQTALSLAGQAPAVQAFYKVITGARWSQTIITIEEVCAVVMKSSEGLPESTSQLQHPYCQDFGSSIIGSDLGSQPSTPGLEFVASPYSVDSDVDTGTAVTELVPEEARIRPINLFRVQDGFPPGTTEEEIARWSPYRDQSFMHYLRNERDPVTGAWKIAHGFTPIDY